Proteins from a single region of Stutzerimonas stutzeri:
- a CDS encoding glycosyltransferase family 4 protein: protein MIVINARFLTQETRGVQRFAEQVCLELAAMRKDLTFVAPHDIHSRASAERLEVRRIGRNRGHLWEQLDLPLWLARNGHPPLLSLCNTAPLIYRNQIATHHDITYVRHPESYSRTFRSLYKGLTPLLLKRIKALITVSDFSRKEIARYYGYPSEKICVVPNAVAAKFHPPVNTAGQHNGRPYLLAVSSPNAHKNFTRMVAAFLSLEGFDDVELHIVGDSHSVFSGSDCSVSGEPRVRVLGRLNDEQLVREYQGATAFVFPSLYEGFGIPPLEAQACGCPVIAARAASIPEVLGDSVLYFEPLNIEDIARCMRHVLQDARLRDDLRTLGLANVERYSWKRSAQTVSQLIDQALMGKANPPTFIAWSPDRP from the coding sequence ATGATTGTGATCAACGCTCGTTTCCTGACTCAGGAAACCCGCGGCGTACAACGTTTTGCCGAACAGGTCTGTCTGGAGCTTGCTGCCATGCGCAAAGACCTGACATTCGTCGCCCCTCACGACATCCATTCGCGCGCCAGCGCCGAACGTCTGGAGGTGCGCCGCATCGGCCGTAATCGCGGGCACCTCTGGGAGCAACTTGATCTGCCGCTGTGGCTGGCGCGTAACGGGCATCCGCCACTGCTGTCGTTGTGTAACACCGCGCCGTTGATCTACCGCAACCAGATTGCCACGCATCATGACATTACCTACGTCCGCCACCCGGAGAGCTATTCGCGTACTTTCCGCAGCCTCTACAAAGGCCTTACGCCGTTGCTGCTCAAGCGGATCAAGGCGCTGATCACCGTCAGCGATTTCTCGCGCAAGGAAATTGCCCGCTATTACGGCTACCCGAGCGAGAAAATCTGCGTGGTGCCGAATGCGGTGGCAGCGAAGTTCCACCCGCCGGTCAACACGGCGGGCCAGCACAACGGCAGGCCCTATCTGCTAGCCGTGTCTTCACCGAATGCGCACAAGAACTTCACACGAATGGTCGCAGCATTCCTCAGCCTCGAAGGCTTCGATGACGTGGAGCTGCACATCGTCGGCGATTCGCACTCGGTGTTTTCTGGCAGCGATTGCAGCGTTAGCGGCGAGCCGCGGGTGCGAGTACTCGGCCGACTCAACGATGAGCAGCTGGTACGCGAATACCAGGGCGCGACAGCGTTCGTCTTCCCTTCGCTGTACGAAGGTTTCGGCATCCCACCACTGGAGGCGCAGGCCTGCGGCTGCCCGGTGATCGCAGCACGGGCCGCCTCGATCCCCGAGGTGCTCGGCGACAGCGTGCTCTATTTCGAGCCCCTGAACATCGAGGACATCGCACGCTGCATGCGCCACGTGCTGCAGGACGCACGCCTGCGCGACGACCTGCGCACCCTCGGCCTGGCCAACGTCGAGCGCTACTCCTGGAAGCGCTCGGCGCAGACGGTATCGCAGCTGATCGATCAGGCTCTGATGGGCAAGGCCAACCCGCCAACGTTCATCGCCTGGTCACCGGATCGCCCTTAA
- a CDS encoding WbqC family protein, with amino-acid sequence MLRTVSMMQPYLFPYLGYFQLIALSNVFVLGDDLQFVRGSWMNRNRILVNGQPKLISFPLKKGHQTERINERWLCDDFDKEAAGLMLTLERCYAKAPQRDAVLPLIRGILQCPERNLALFTENSLRCLCAYLNIRTPIYRGSSLGLPAKMDMQDRVIQITHRMDGELYLNPIGGMELYCPARFRADGLLLRFLRMDEVTYAQLKHPFVPSLSIIDVLMFNSREEIKELLQRFSVVEGQEKRFIALSRGRRP; translated from the coding sequence GTGCTCAGAACCGTCTCGATGATGCAGCCCTACCTATTTCCCTACCTGGGCTATTTTCAGTTGATCGCACTCAGCAACGTGTTCGTGCTGGGTGACGACCTGCAATTCGTCAGGGGCTCCTGGATGAACCGCAACCGGATTCTCGTCAATGGCCAACCCAAGCTCATCAGCTTCCCGCTGAAGAAGGGCCACCAGACCGAGCGCATCAACGAGCGCTGGCTCTGCGACGACTTCGACAAGGAAGCCGCGGGGCTGATGCTGACCCTCGAGCGTTGCTACGCCAAGGCACCCCAGCGCGACGCGGTGCTGCCGCTGATCCGCGGCATCCTGCAGTGCCCGGAACGCAATCTGGCGCTGTTCACCGAAAACTCGCTGCGCTGCCTCTGCGCCTACCTGAACATCCGCACGCCGATCTACCGCGGCTCCAGCCTCGGCTTGCCGGCGAAGATGGACATGCAGGACCGCGTCATCCAGATCACCCATCGCATGGACGGCGAGCTCTACCTCAACCCCATCGGCGGCATGGAGCTGTACTGCCCTGCCCGCTTCCGCGCCGACGGCCTGCTGCTGCGCTTCCTGCGCATGGATGAGGTCACCTACGCGCAGCTCAAGCATCCGTTCGTGCCGTCGCTGTCGATCATCGACGTGCTGATGTTCAACAGCCGCGAAGAGATCAAGGAATTGCTGCAGCGCTTCAGCGTGGTCGAGGGACAGGAAAAAAGGTTCATCGCGCTTTCCCGGGGAAGGCGGCCTTGA
- a CDS encoding glycosyltransferase family 4 protein — MKILFLNAFYTPHVGGGAEVILRHLAEGLQRRGCEVAVLATGPDAGLNMQLQAGVRIYRAGLANIYWHYTQQRPSRVARLGWHYRDRYNSDMRRYVRDVIEQERPDIVVSNNLTGWSISAWDEITAAGLPIVQVLHDLYLLCPKDTMFNRGKCCQRQCGLCSVFRLGHAGASAQVATVVGVSRFVLERVATQGYFSHARRHVVHNCTPANPGQDSNLKQRSNHPLRFGYIGTLSENKGVGWLIEQFQRLDIDARLDIAGRGKLEYEAKLKAMADPTKVSFLGYCDSDAFMQSIDVLVVPSLWAEPFGLVAVEGCANHLPVIASNMGGLPEIIRDECNGLLCSPDDPDSLGIAMLWLYIDGALRQRLASQARASVLPLLDMERMLDQYQTILRETLQGTRIHHEPEPADYPAATRLESVGLRQADIVDAGRRLAAAD, encoded by the coding sequence ATGAAGATCCTATTCCTCAATGCGTTCTACACCCCGCATGTCGGCGGCGGCGCAGAAGTCATCCTCCGGCACCTGGCCGAAGGGTTGCAGCGGCGTGGTTGTGAGGTGGCAGTGCTGGCGACCGGCCCGGATGCCGGACTGAACATGCAGCTTCAGGCAGGCGTGCGGATCTATCGCGCCGGCCTGGCCAACATCTACTGGCATTACACCCAGCAGCGCCCGAGCCGTGTTGCCCGATTAGGCTGGCACTACCGCGACCGCTACAACAGCGACATGCGCCGCTACGTACGCGACGTGATCGAGCAGGAGCGACCCGACATCGTCGTCAGCAACAACCTCACCGGCTGGTCGATTTCCGCCTGGGACGAAATCACCGCTGCGGGGCTGCCCATCGTTCAGGTGCTGCACGACCTGTACCTGCTCTGCCCAAAGGACACGATGTTCAATCGCGGCAAGTGCTGCCAGCGCCAGTGCGGCCTGTGCTCGGTGTTCCGCCTCGGCCACGCCGGTGCGTCGGCGCAAGTTGCCACCGTGGTCGGTGTCAGCCGCTTCGTGCTCGAACGAGTCGCCACGCAAGGCTACTTCAGCCACGCCCGCCGCCATGTGGTGCATAACTGCACGCCGGCCAATCCTGGCCAGGACAGCAATCTAAAGCAACGCAGCAACCATCCGCTGCGGTTCGGGTACATCGGCACACTATCGGAGAACAAGGGCGTCGGCTGGCTGATCGAGCAGTTCCAGCGGCTGGACATCGATGCGCGGCTGGATATTGCCGGGCGCGGCAAGCTGGAATACGAGGCCAAGCTCAAGGCCATGGCCGATCCAACCAAGGTCAGCTTTCTCGGCTACTGCGACAGCGACGCCTTCATGCAGAGCATCGATGTGCTGGTGGTGCCGTCGCTGTGGGCCGAGCCGTTCGGCCTAGTGGCCGTCGAAGGCTGCGCCAACCACCTGCCGGTGATCGCCAGCAACATGGGCGGGCTGCCAGAGATCATCCGCGACGAATGCAATGGCCTGCTCTGCTCACCCGATGATCCCGACTCACTCGGCATCGCCATGCTCTGGCTCTACATCGACGGCGCACTGCGGCAGCGGCTCGCCAGCCAGGCGCGGGCCAGCGTACTGCCGCTGCTGGATATGGAACGCATGCTGGATCAGTACCAGACCATCCTGCGTGAAACACTTCAGGGAACGAGAATCCACCATGAACCAGAGCCTGCTGATTACCCCGCGGCGACGCGACTCGAATCCGTTGGCCTTCGACAAGCCGACATTGTTGACGCTGGTCGTCGCCTCGCTGCTGCTGACTGA
- a CDS encoding glycosyltransferase family 4 protein, which produces MKVAIVHDWLVTYAGAERVLASLCAVWPEADLFAVIDFLSDADRAHLGGKRAKTTFIQQLPKARTHYQKYLPLMPLAIEQLDMSSYDLIISSSHAVAKGVLTGPNQLHISYVHSPIRYAWDLQHQYLHEASLERGIKAKLARMLLHYMRMWDQRTASGVDEFIANSQFIGRRINKSYRRQSTVIYPPVDTRHFTLHEAKESFYLTASRMVPYKKIPLIIEAFSAMPDKRLIVIGTGPEMDKAREAAGPNVSLLGYQSFEMLLRHMQRAKAFVFAAEEDFGIAPIEAQACGTPVIAYGRGGVLETVRGLDHPEPTGVFYPEQTTQSIVAAIAEFEAQRSRISAANCRSNAERFSGERFEQEIRAFVEARLREARAYEHPALISSPPPSAPIYPAAVVPIKHP; this is translated from the coding sequence ATGAAAGTTGCCATCGTTCACGATTGGCTGGTGACGTATGCCGGCGCCGAACGGGTGCTCGCCAGTCTCTGCGCCGTCTGGCCGGAAGCCGACCTGTTCGCAGTCATCGATTTTCTTTCCGACGCAGACCGCGCTCATCTTGGCGGCAAGCGCGCCAAGACCACCTTCATTCAGCAGCTGCCGAAGGCGCGCACTCATTATCAGAAGTACCTGCCACTGATGCCTCTGGCCATCGAGCAGCTGGACATGTCCTCCTATGACCTGATCATTTCCAGCAGCCATGCGGTGGCCAAGGGCGTGCTGACTGGCCCGAACCAGCTGCATATCAGCTACGTGCACTCGCCGATTCGCTATGCCTGGGATCTGCAACATCAGTACCTGCACGAAGCCAGCCTGGAGCGCGGAATCAAGGCCAAGCTCGCGCGCATGCTGCTGCACTACATGCGCATGTGGGATCAGCGTACCGCCAGCGGTGTCGACGAATTCATCGCCAACTCGCAGTTCATTGGCCGCCGCATCAACAAGAGCTACCGGCGCCAGTCGACTGTGATCTATCCACCGGTCGACACCCGCCACTTCACCCTGCACGAGGCCAAGGAAAGCTTCTATCTGACGGCCTCGCGCATGGTGCCGTACAAAAAGATTCCGCTGATCATCGAGGCCTTCTCGGCGATGCCCGACAAACGCCTGATCGTGATTGGCACCGGGCCGGAAATGGACAAGGCTCGCGAAGCAGCCGGCCCCAACGTCAGCCTGCTTGGGTACCAGAGCTTCGAGATGCTGCTGCGGCACATGCAGCGCGCCAAAGCATTCGTTTTCGCAGCCGAAGAAGACTTTGGTATCGCACCGATCGAAGCACAGGCCTGTGGCACACCGGTCATCGCCTATGGTCGCGGCGGCGTGCTGGAAACCGTGCGCGGCCTCGATCACCCCGAGCCCACTGGCGTGTTCTACCCGGAACAGACCACCCAATCGATCGTCGCCGCCATTGCCGAATTCGAAGCCCAGCGCTCGCGCATCAGCGCCGCCAACTGCCGCAGCAATGCCGAGCGCTTTTCCGGCGAACGTTTCGAGCAGGAGATCCGCGCCTTCGTCGAAGCGCGGCTACGCGAGGCCAGGGCTTACGAACACCCTGCCCTCATCTCCTCGCCGCCACCGAGCGCGCCGATCTATCCGGCGGCGGTGGTACCCATCAAGCACCCGTAA
- a CDS encoding ISL3 family transposase — MHPIDLASFWPGYDAVACRSSANNSLLIELEPQAGSVPKCGRCGQLSPLIHERRIRLVRDRDLFDQRVLLQLPVRRVDCLNCGRVTERIDWLEPASRLTRRLQVWLESLLRLLPISHVSQLTGLHWHTLKTLDKRRLQAEVGTFYSSGVRRLVMDEFALHKGHRYATVIMDAERTRVLWVGHGNSREAIRPFFELLGEHCQQIEAVAMDMNTAFDLEVKKHCPQAEVVYDLFHVVARYGRDVIDRIRVDQANLLREDKPARKAVKQSRWLLLRNRDNLKDGQAVQLQELLAANQPLATVYVLKDALKDVWYAPSVREGWRRWRTWLRHARESDLAPLQRFARNLRKYARGILASAHFHMHTSVLEGVNNRIKVIKRMAYGFRDSEYFFLKIKAAFPGKAR; from the coding sequence GTGCATCCTATTGATCTTGCCTCGTTCTGGCCAGGCTATGACGCCGTTGCCTGCCGTTCATCCGCCAACAACTCCCTTCTGATTGAGCTCGAGCCTCAAGCCGGTTCAGTGCCCAAGTGCGGGCGTTGTGGTCAGCTCAGTCCGTTGATTCACGAGCGCCGAATTCGTCTGGTGCGCGATCGTGATCTGTTCGATCAGCGCGTCTTGCTTCAACTACCCGTGCGCCGAGTCGATTGCCTGAACTGTGGTCGGGTGACCGAGCGGATCGACTGGCTGGAGCCTGCATCTCGCCTGACCCGGCGGTTACAGGTCTGGCTCGAAAGCTTGCTGCGGCTGCTGCCGATCAGCCACGTCAGCCAGCTCACCGGCCTGCACTGGCACACCCTCAAGACGCTCGACAAGCGCCGCCTGCAAGCCGAGGTAGGCACCTTCTATTCAAGCGGTGTCCGCCGCCTGGTGATGGACGAGTTCGCCCTGCACAAGGGGCATCGCTATGCCACGGTCATCATGGACGCCGAGCGAACACGGGTGCTGTGGGTCGGCCACGGCAACAGCCGTGAGGCGATCCGCCCGTTCTTTGAATTGCTCGGCGAGCACTGCCAGCAGATTGAGGCGGTGGCCATGGACATGAACACGGCTTTCGACCTGGAGGTGAAGAAGCATTGCCCGCAGGCCGAAGTGGTGTACGACCTGTTTCACGTCGTCGCGCGCTACGGTCGGGATGTGATCGACCGAATCCGGGTCGACCAGGCCAACCTTCTGCGCGAAGACAAGCCGGCACGAAAGGCGGTCAAGCAGAGTCGTTGGCTGCTGCTGCGCAACCGCGACAACCTGAAGGACGGACAGGCCGTGCAGTTACAGGAGCTGCTTGCTGCCAACCAGCCGTTGGCTACGGTCTATGTGCTCAAGGATGCGCTGAAGGATGTTTGGTACGCCCCCAGCGTACGAGAGGGTTGGCGACGCTGGCGAACCTGGCTGCGACATGCTCGCGAGAGCGACCTCGCGCCGCTGCAACGCTTCGCTCGCAACCTGCGCAAATACGCGCGAGGCATCCTTGCCAGTGCTCACTTCCACATGCATACCAGCGTCCTTGAGGGTGTTAACAACCGCATCAAGGTAATCAAGCGCATGGCCTATGGATTCCGGGACTCGGAGTACTTCTTCCTGAAAATCAAGGCCGCCTTCCCCGGGAAAGCGCGATGA
- the rfaH gene encoding transcription/translation regulatory transformer protein RfaH — MTPSNTARWYLIQTKPRQEARAEEHLQRQHFECYRPLKAPAPLRGSQGTKSGEALFPGYLFIRLDCIHDNWYPIRSTRGVSRVVSFGGQPTPVRDELIEQLRQRLAQPQTMAAATFSPGERVQVSGGSFSDIEAIFVSSDGEERSVILLNLLQREQKVRVPTRYLQSYS; from the coding sequence ATGACACCGAGCAATACCGCACGCTGGTACCTGATACAGACCAAGCCACGCCAGGAAGCCCGCGCCGAGGAGCACCTGCAGCGCCAGCACTTCGAGTGCTACCGCCCGCTCAAGGCGCCTGCGCCCTTGCGCGGCTCACAGGGGACCAAGTCCGGCGAGGCGCTGTTTCCGGGCTACCTGTTCATCCGCCTCGATTGCATTCACGACAACTGGTACCCGATTCGCTCCACTCGGGGCGTCAGCCGCGTAGTTAGCTTCGGCGGCCAGCCAACGCCGGTACGCGACGAGCTGATCGAACAGTTGCGACAGCGCCTGGCCCAGCCGCAGACCATGGCGGCGGCGACGTTCTCACCCGGCGAACGGGTCCAGGTCAGCGGGGGCAGCTTCAGCGACATCGAAGCGATCTTCGTCAGCAGCGACGGCGAAGAACGCTCCGTCATCCTGCTCAACCTGCTGCAGCGTGAGCAGAAGGTCCGGGTACCCACCCGTTATCTCCAGTCCTACTCCTGA